A section of the Stenotrophomonas sp. 364 genome encodes:
- the der gene encoding ribosome biogenesis GTPase Der produces the protein MLPLVALVGRPNVGKSTLFNAFTRTRDALVHDQPGVTRDRNYGVCRLNEDHPFLVVDTGGIAGEEEGLAGATARQARAAAAEADLILFVVDAREGPMDDEILSWLRKLARPTLLLINKIDGMNEDTVRSEFARYGFGEMLTVSAAHRQGLDDLLDEVVERLPEEGTTETLDTDPNRIRIAFVGRPNVGKSTLVNRLLGEERMIASEVPGTTRDSIAVDMERDGREYRLIDTAGLRRKARVEEVVEKFSVIKTLQAIEQCQVAVLMLDASEGVTDQDASVLGAVLDAGRALVVAINKWDGLTDYQREQAEALVSRKLGFVPWAEVVRISAKHGSGLRELFRCIHAAHASATHEFSTSEVNKALEVAYETNPPPAIRGHVSKLRYVHPGGSNPPTFIVHGTRLKDLPESYKRYLENFFRKRFKLVGTPVQFIFREGVNPYEGKKNVLTERQIKRKRRLIKHVKGK, from the coding sequence ATGCTGCCCTTGGTCGCCCTGGTTGGACGGCCGAATGTCGGCAAGTCCACGCTGTTCAATGCGTTTACCCGTACGCGCGACGCGCTGGTCCATGACCAGCCCGGCGTGACCCGGGACCGTAATTACGGTGTTTGTCGTCTTAACGAAGACCACCCGTTCCTGGTGGTCGATACCGGCGGTATCGCCGGTGAAGAAGAAGGCCTGGCTGGCGCTACCGCGCGTCAGGCCCGCGCTGCCGCCGCCGAGGCGGATCTGATCCTGTTCGTGGTCGATGCCCGTGAGGGCCCGATGGACGACGAGATCCTGTCCTGGCTGCGCAAGCTGGCGCGTCCGACGCTGCTGCTGATCAACAAGATCGACGGCATGAACGAAGACACCGTGCGGTCGGAGTTCGCCCGCTACGGCTTCGGCGAAATGCTGACCGTGTCGGCCGCGCACCGCCAGGGTCTTGACGATCTGCTGGACGAAGTCGTGGAGCGGCTGCCCGAAGAGGGCACCACCGAAACCCTCGACACCGATCCCAACCGCATCCGCATTGCCTTCGTGGGCCGCCCCAACGTGGGCAAGTCGACGCTGGTCAATCGCCTGCTGGGAGAAGAGCGCATGATCGCCTCCGAAGTGCCCGGTACCACCCGCGACTCGATCGCGGTGGACATGGAGCGCGACGGTCGCGAGTACCGCCTGATCGACACCGCCGGCCTGCGTCGCAAGGCGCGCGTTGAGGAGGTGGTCGAGAAGTTCAGCGTGATCAAGACGCTGCAGGCGATCGAGCAGTGCCAGGTGGCCGTGCTGATGCTGGACGCGTCCGAAGGCGTGACCGACCAGGACGCCAGCGTGCTGGGCGCGGTGCTCGATGCCGGCCGTGCGTTGGTCGTTGCGATCAACAAGTGGGATGGCCTCACCGACTACCAGCGCGAGCAGGCCGAAGCGCTGGTGTCGCGCAAGCTCGGCTTCGTGCCGTGGGCCGAAGTGGTGCGCATCTCGGCCAAGCATGGCTCGGGCCTGCGCGAGCTGTTCCGCTGCATCCACGCCGCGCATGCCTCGGCGACGCATGAGTTCAGCACCAGCGAGGTCAACAAGGCGCTGGAAGTGGCCTACGAGACCAACCCGCCGCCGGCGATCCGTGGTCACGTGTCCAAGCTGCGCTACGTGCATCCGGGCGGCTCCAACCCGCCGACCTTCATCGTGCACGGCACGCGCCTGAAGGATCTGCCGGAGTCGTACAAGCGCTACCTGGAGAACTTCTTCCGCAAGCGCTTCAAGCTGGTTGGTACCCCGGTGCAGTTCATCTTCCGCGAGGGCGTGAACCCTTACGAGGGCAAGAAGAACGTACTCACCGAGCGTCAGATCAAGCGCAAACGGCGCCTGATCAAGCACGTCAAGGGCAAGTGA
- the bamB gene encoding outer membrane protein assembly factor BamB, giving the protein MKHMVMIKRVATLVLLGVALSGCSTVKGWFAGKDAAAKKALEPAELVKFEPTVKVDRLWSVNVGKGEKRIGVRQGPTVADGRVYAAAIYGGVHAIDLQTGKKVWTWEPAKEKKKPKLRLSGGPGVGDGLVVIGTLDGQVIALSAEDGAEKWRAKVPGEVIAAPAIAQGMVFVRSNDGRVTALDADNGTQRWFNPRELPALTVRGNAAVVTGPGVLFVGNDDGSVSALAMTDGRTVWDQMVANGEGRTELERMSDVDGAPVLEGNTLFVGSFKNQTMAIEGPTGRPLWSRDHGGAGGVALTSGNVFVTDNKGGVFGLDKNSGSAMWSQTALARRSLTGPAVQGDYVVVGDYKGYLHWLRTDNGELAARAKSGGDALLAQPVTADGILLVQNVDGKLTAFRLAQ; this is encoded by the coding sequence ATGAAGCATATGGTCATGATCAAGCGCGTTGCCACCCTGGTTCTGCTGGGCGTGGCGCTGTCTGGCTGCTCCACCGTCAAGGGGTGGTTCGCCGGCAAGGATGCAGCAGCCAAGAAGGCGCTGGAACCGGCTGAACTGGTGAAGTTCGAGCCGACCGTGAAAGTGGACCGGCTCTGGAGCGTGAACGTCGGCAAGGGCGAGAAGCGCATCGGCGTTCGCCAGGGCCCGACCGTGGCCGATGGCCGCGTCTACGCGGCGGCCATTTACGGCGGCGTGCACGCCATCGACCTGCAGACCGGCAAGAAGGTCTGGACCTGGGAGCCGGCCAAGGAAAAGAAGAAGCCCAAGCTGCGCCTGTCCGGCGGCCCCGGCGTCGGTGACGGCCTGGTGGTGATCGGGACGCTGGACGGCCAGGTGATCGCCCTGAGCGCCGAGGATGGTGCCGAGAAGTGGCGCGCCAAGGTGCCCGGCGAAGTGATCGCCGCCCCTGCAATCGCCCAGGGCATGGTGTTCGTGCGCAGCAACGACGGTCGCGTGACCGCCTTGGACGCCGACAACGGCACCCAGCGCTGGTTCAACCCGCGTGAGCTGCCGGCGCTGACCGTGCGCGGCAATGCCGCCGTGGTGACCGGCCCGGGCGTGCTGTTCGTCGGCAACGATGATGGCAGCGTGTCGGCCCTGGCAATGACCGATGGCCGCACCGTGTGGGACCAGATGGTCGCCAACGGCGAAGGCCGTACCGAACTGGAGCGCATGTCCGACGTGGACGGTGCGCCGGTGCTGGAAGGCAACACCCTGTTCGTGGGCAGCTTCAAGAACCAGACCATGGCGATCGAAGGCCCGACCGGCCGTCCGCTGTGGTCGCGTGATCATGGCGGCGCCGGTGGCGTGGCCCTGACCTCGGGCAATGTGTTTGTCACCGACAACAAGGGTGGCGTGTTCGGCCTGGACAAGAACAGTGGCAGCGCGATGTGGTCGCAGACCGCGTTGGCGCGCCGCTCGCTGACCGGGCCGGCGGTGCAGGGCGACTACGTCGTTGTAGGCGATTACAAGGGCTACCTGCACTGGTTGCGGACGGATAATGGCGAGCTTGCCGCTCGCGCCAAGAGTGGCGGTGACGCCCTGCTGGCGCAGCCGGTAACCGCCGATGGGATTCTGCTGGTGCAGAACGTTGATGGAAAGCTGACCGCATTCCGGTTGGCACAATAA
- a CDS encoding RodZ domain-containing protein encodes MIDDQTVNAFDAAAGCGVRLRQAREAAGLTLEAVGQQLHMPVQVVKSLEAEQWDRLGAPVFVRGQLRSYARLLKIDLGDVLEQARIGPVVPPQLVSHTHTPRARRIAESLGRRVLYVGITAVLAVPVWFATRGHFDGSANTPNTASLDVIPAAVPVGGGAVPAETTPAAPAPTSAAAGTPSAPYLASLTPVPRPAATAAAPAGALSLQFNGDSWVDIAAPDGSTVEKALIKSGEARSFTPGQVGRMVLGNASAVEVQQAGTIVDLSPYQRANVARFTVSSDGSVAPVSH; translated from the coding sequence GTGATTGATGACCAGACTGTGAACGCTTTTGATGCCGCTGCCGGCTGTGGGGTCCGTCTCCGCCAGGCGCGCGAAGCGGCAGGGCTGACGCTTGAAGCGGTAGGGCAGCAGTTGCACATGCCGGTGCAGGTGGTGAAGTCGCTGGAAGCCGAGCAATGGGACCGCCTTGGCGCCCCGGTGTTCGTGCGCGGCCAGTTGCGCAGCTATGCGCGCCTGCTGAAGATCGATCTAGGCGATGTGCTGGAACAGGCCCGGATCGGACCGGTGGTGCCGCCGCAGCTGGTCAGCCACACCCATACTCCGCGGGCCCGGCGCATTGCCGAGAGCCTGGGGCGCCGCGTGCTGTATGTGGGCATCACCGCCGTACTGGCGGTGCCGGTCTGGTTTGCCACCCGGGGCCACTTCGACGGCAGCGCCAACACCCCCAATACCGCGTCGCTGGATGTGATCCCGGCGGCCGTCCCGGTGGGCGGCGGTGCCGTTCCGGCCGAGACCACCCCGGCGGCGCCCGCACCGACCAGTGCGGCTGCCGGAACGCCTTCGGCGCCTTACCTGGCGTCACTGACCCCCGTGCCACGCCCTGCGGCCACCGCAGCAGCGCCGGCCGGTGCGCTCAGCCTGCAGTTCAATGGCGACAGCTGGGTCGATATCGCGGCCCCCGATGGCAGTACCGTGGAAAAGGCACTGATCAAATCGGGCGAAGCGCGCAGCTTCACGCCGGGCCAGGTGGGCCGCATGGTGCTGGGCAATGCGTCGGCGGTCGAGGTTCAGCAGGCGGGCACTATCGTCGACCTTTCGCCGTACCAGCGAGCCAACGTGGCACGCTTTACGGTATCCTCTGACGGCTCCGTGGCCCCAGTTTCGCACTGA
- the moeB gene encoding molybdopterin-synthase adenylyltransferase MoeB: MSTIPELTPAQARERVARGALLIDVREAHERAVGMAEGALGIAKGELLASPSTHLPTIDREVVLICQSGRRSLDAASALADLGYTDLASVDGGTNAWRADGLPLVQPLQTDAERDFNARYARHLLLPQVGVTGQQTLLASRVLVLGAGGLGAPAAFYLAAAGVGHLRIADDDVVERSNLQRQILHTDASVGMPKVLSARDRLLALNPHLDVEAVQVRVSADNVDALLDGVDVVLDGSDNFPLRYLLNDACLQHRVPLVYGAVERFTGQVSVFDAGRQRGQAPCYRCLFPEPPPPEFAPNCSEAGVLGVLPGMVGLLQATEVLKLLLGIGEPLVGRLLSFDALGMRFRETRLRPDPACPLCAPGKAFPGYIDYAAFCSGP; the protein is encoded by the coding sequence ATGAGCACGATCCCCGAACTCACCCCCGCACAGGCCCGCGAACGCGTCGCCCGTGGCGCGTTGCTCATCGACGTGCGCGAGGCGCACGAACGCGCCGTCGGCATGGCCGAAGGCGCGCTGGGCATCGCCAAGGGCGAGCTGCTGGCATCGCCCTCGACGCACCTGCCCACCATTGATCGCGAGGTCGTGTTGATCTGCCAGAGCGGCCGGCGATCGCTGGACGCGGCAAGCGCGCTGGCCGATCTGGGCTACACGGATCTGGCGTCCGTGGACGGTGGCACCAACGCCTGGCGTGCCGACGGACTGCCCCTGGTGCAGCCGCTGCAGACCGACGCCGAGCGCGACTTCAACGCGCGCTACGCGCGCCACCTGCTGCTGCCCCAGGTGGGCGTGACCGGTCAGCAGACATTGTTGGCCTCGCGCGTGCTGGTGCTCGGTGCCGGTGGACTGGGTGCCCCTGCGGCCTTCTATCTGGCGGCGGCCGGGGTAGGGCATCTGCGTATCGCCGATGACGATGTGGTGGAGCGCAGCAACCTGCAGCGCCAGATCCTGCACACCGACGCCAGCGTCGGCATGCCCAAGGTGCTGTCGGCACGCGACCGCCTGCTGGCGCTCAATCCGCACCTGGATGTGGAGGCCGTGCAGGTGCGTGTCAGCGCCGACAACGTCGATGCACTGCTGGACGGGGTGGACGTGGTGCTGGACGGCTCGGACAACTTCCCGCTGCGCTATCTGCTCAACGATGCCTGTCTCCAGCACCGCGTTCCGCTCGTGTATGGCGCGGTCGAGCGCTTCACCGGGCAGGTCAGCGTGTTCGACGCCGGCCGCCAGCGTGGCCAGGCCCCGTGCTACCGCTGCCTGTTCCCGGAGCCACCGCCGCCGGAATTCGCGCCCAACTGTTCGGAAGCCGGCGTGCTGGGCGTGCTGCCGGGGATGGTCGGCCTGCTCCAGGCCACCGAGGTGCTCAAGCTGCTGCTGGGCATCGGCGAGCCTCTGGTCGGGCGGCTGCTGAGTTTCGATGCACTGGGCATGCGTTTTCGTGAGACCCGGCTTCGCCCCGATCCGGCCTGCCCGCTGTGCGCGCCGGGGAAGGCGTTTCCCGGGTACATCGATTACGCCGCGTTCTGCAGCGGGCCGTAG
- the guaB gene encoding IMP dehydrogenase, translated as MLRIQAEALTYDDVSLVPAHSTILPKDVSLETRLTRDLRLKLPILSAAMDTVTEARLAIAMAQLGGMGIIHKNLTVEQQAAEVAQVKKFEAGVIRDPITVGPETTIRDVLALTQARNISGVPVVDGGGQLVGIVTHRDMRFETELDDPVRHIMTKKDRLITVKEGAASEEVLQLLHRNRIEKILVVNDDFALRGLITVKDIQKNTDYPNAAKDTATRLLVGAAVGVGGDTDRRVEALVAAGVDVLVVDTAHGHSQGVLERVRWVKKNFPNVQVVGGNICTGEAALALLDCGADAVKVGIGPGSICTTRVVAGVGVPQITAIDLVAEALQDRIPLIADGGIRYSGDIGKALAAGASTIMIGGLLAGTEESPGETELFQGRSYKSYRGMGSLAAMEKGSKDRYFQDASSADKLVPEGIEGRVPYRGPVGGIIHQLMGGLRATMGYVGCGTVEDMRSKPKFVKISGAGQRESHVHDVQITKEPPNYRA; from the coding sequence ATGCTGCGCATCCAGGCTGAAGCTCTCACCTACGACGACGTCTCGCTCGTCCCCGCACACTCCACGATCCTGCCCAAGGATGTCAGCCTGGAAACCCGGCTGACCCGCGACCTGCGGCTGAAGCTTCCGATCCTTTCCGCGGCCATGGATACGGTCACCGAAGCACGCCTGGCCATCGCCATGGCCCAGCTCGGTGGCATGGGCATCATCCACAAGAACCTGACCGTGGAGCAGCAGGCCGCCGAAGTGGCCCAGGTCAAGAAGTTCGAGGCCGGTGTCATCCGCGACCCGATCACGGTCGGCCCGGAAACCACCATCCGCGACGTGCTGGCCCTGACCCAGGCGCGCAACATCTCCGGCGTGCCGGTCGTGGACGGCGGCGGCCAGCTGGTCGGCATCGTCACCCACCGTGACATGCGCTTCGAGACCGAGCTGGACGATCCGGTCCGCCACATCATGACCAAGAAGGATCGCCTGATCACGGTCAAGGAAGGCGCCGCATCGGAAGAAGTGCTGCAGCTGCTGCACCGCAACCGCATCGAAAAGATCCTGGTGGTCAACGATGATTTCGCCCTGCGTGGCCTGATCACCGTCAAGGACATCCAGAAGAACACCGACTACCCCAACGCCGCCAAGGACACCGCCACGCGCCTGCTGGTGGGTGCTGCGGTAGGCGTCGGCGGCGACACCGATCGCCGCGTTGAAGCACTGGTCGCCGCCGGTGTGGACGTGCTGGTGGTGGACACCGCGCACGGCCATTCGCAGGGCGTGCTGGAACGCGTGCGCTGGGTCAAGAAGAACTTCCCGAACGTGCAGGTCGTGGGTGGCAACATCTGCACCGGCGAAGCCGCGCTGGCGCTGCTGGACTGTGGCGCGGACGCGGTCAAGGTCGGCATCGGCCCGGGCTCGATCTGCACCACCCGCGTGGTCGCCGGTGTCGGCGTGCCGCAGATCACCGCGATCGACCTGGTGGCCGAAGCGCTGCAGGACCGCATCCCGCTGATCGCCGACGGTGGCATCCGCTACTCCGGCGACATCGGCAAGGCGCTGGCCGCCGGTGCCTCCACCATCATGATCGGTGGCCTGCTGGCCGGTACCGAGGAATCGCCCGGCGAAACCGAGCTGTTCCAAGGCCGCTCCTACAAGAGCTACCGCGGCATGGGCTCGCTGGCTGCGATGGAGAAGGGGTCCAAGGACCGCTACTTCCAGGACGCCTCCAGCGCCGACAAGCTGGTGCCCGAAGGCATCGAAGGCCGCGTGCCGTATCGCGGCCCGGTGGGCGGCATCATCCACCAGCTGATGGGCGGCCTGCGCGCCACCATGGGCTACGTGGGCTGCGGCACTGTCGAAGACATGCGCAGCAAGCCGAAGTTCGTCAAGATCAGCGGCGCCGGCCAACGTGAGAGCCACGTCCACGACGTGCAGATCACCAAAGAGCCGCCGAACTACCGCGCCTGA
- a CDS encoding monovalent cation:proton antiporter-2 (CPA2) family protein: MAVEAGASELVKVVALLGAAVVMVPLFRRLGLGSVLGYFAAGLAIGPFGFGWFSDPQAILHTAELGVVMFLFVIGLEMRPSHLWGLRNEIFGLGTLQIVVCGAVLTGVCMLFGFPVNVAFIGAFGFVLTSTAVVMQLLAERGDIALPSGQKIVSILLFEDLLIVPLLAVVAFMAPVQADAGDSSRWLSVGIGAGAIVGLVLVGRFLLNPLFRILAAAKAREVMTAAALLVVLGAALLMQLGGLSMAMGAFLAGVLLSESTFRHQIEADIEPFRGILLGLFFLSVGMALDLTVVANNWPLIVSGVFALMLAKGVCIYIVARIMGSDHRQALDRGVVMAQGGEFAFVLFSAAAAAGVIGVEVNANLTAIVVLSMALTPLFVLLHDKLMPDREVSLDGVEEADGLSGSVLMIGFGRFGQVASQSLLARDVDVTIIDNDVDMIHNAERFGFKIYYGDGTRLDVLHASGAGSARAIAVCVNNAQDADRIVELVTHQFPQAKLLVRSFDREHSLRLIHAGVDYQIRETFESALQFGQVALMELGADQDDAREIAEQIRERDAERFELEMAGGSLRAGAHMVFGTALPGVPTPTPFTAPKRKARTLNADEVPEEE; this comes from the coding sequence ATGGCGGTCGAAGCAGGTGCCAGTGAGCTGGTGAAAGTCGTGGCGCTGCTGGGTGCGGCGGTGGTGATGGTGCCGCTGTTCCGACGGCTGGGATTGGGCTCGGTGCTGGGGTACTTCGCTGCCGGCCTGGCCATCGGCCCGTTCGGCTTTGGCTGGTTCTCCGATCCGCAGGCCATCCTGCACACCGCCGAACTCGGCGTGGTCATGTTCCTGTTCGTGATCGGGCTGGAAATGCGTCCCTCGCACCTGTGGGGCCTGCGCAACGAGATTTTCGGCCTCGGCACGCTGCAGATCGTGGTCTGCGGCGCAGTGCTGACCGGCGTGTGCATGCTGTTTGGGTTCCCGGTCAACGTGGCCTTTATCGGTGCCTTCGGCTTTGTGCTGACCTCCACCGCGGTGGTGATGCAACTGTTGGCCGAGCGCGGCGACATTGCCCTGCCGTCCGGGCAGAAGATCGTCTCGATCCTGCTGTTTGAAGACCTGCTGATCGTGCCGCTGCTGGCCGTGGTGGCCTTCATGGCCCCGGTGCAGGCCGACGCCGGCGACAGCTCGCGCTGGCTCAGCGTGGGCATCGGTGCCGGCGCCATCGTCGGCCTGGTGCTGGTGGGCCGGTTCCTGCTCAATCCGTTGTTCCGCATCCTGGCCGCGGCCAAGGCGCGCGAAGTGATGACCGCCGCCGCGCTGTTGGTGGTGCTGGGGGCGGCGCTGCTCATGCAGCTGGGCGGGCTGTCGATGGCGATGGGCGCGTTCCTGGCTGGCGTGCTGCTCAGCGAATCCACGTTCCGCCACCAGATTGAAGCGGACATCGAGCCGTTCCGCGGCATCCTGCTGGGGCTGTTCTTCCTCAGCGTGGGCATGGCGCTGGACCTCACCGTGGTGGCCAACAACTGGCCGCTGATCGTCTCGGGCGTGTTCGCGCTGATGCTGGCCAAGGGCGTGTGCATCTACATCGTGGCGCGCATCATGGGCAGCGACCACCGCCAGGCGCTGGACCGCGGCGTGGTGATGGCGCAGGGCGGCGAGTTCGCGTTCGTGCTGTTTTCCGCGGCCGCAGCGGCCGGTGTGATCGGGGTGGAGGTCAACGCCAACCTGACCGCGATCGTGGTGCTGTCGATGGCGCTCACGCCGCTGTTCGTACTGCTGCACGACAAGCTGATGCCCGACCGCGAAGTGTCGCTGGATGGCGTTGAAGAAGCCGACGGCCTGTCCGGCAGCGTGTTGATGATCGGCTTCGGCCGCTTCGGTCAGGTCGCCAGCCAGTCGCTGCTGGCACGCGACGTGGACGTGACCATCATCGACAACGATGTGGACATGATCCACAACGCCGAGCGCTTCGGCTTCAAGATCTACTACGGCGACGGCACCCGCCTGGACGTGCTGCACGCCTCCGGTGCGGGCTCGGCGCGTGCCATCGCGGTGTGCGTCAACAACGCCCAGGACGCCGACCGCATCGTGGAACTGGTCACCCATCAGTTCCCGCAGGCCAAGCTGCTGGTGCGCTCGTTCGACCGCGAGCATTCGCTGCGGCTGATCCATGCCGGCGTGGACTACCAGATCCGCGAGACCTTCGAATCGGCGTTGCAGTTCGGCCAGGTCGCCTTGATGGAACTGGGCGCCGACCAGGACGATGCGCGCGAGATCGCCGAGCAGATCCGCGAGCGCGACGCCGAGCGCTTCGAGCTGGAAATGGCCGGTGGCAGCCTGCGCGCCGGGGCGCACATGGTGTTCGGCACGGCGCTGCCGGGCGTGCCCACGCCCACGCCGTTCACCGCGCCCAAGCGCAAGGCACGCACGCTCAACGCCGACGAAGTGCCGGAAGAGGAATGA
- a CDS encoding tetratricopeptide repeat protein → MAIDDLLDEHEQSERVRGWLRKNGVSILAGVAIAIGGIAGWQWWQKDHSNQLAGANVQYQAVLKHLQDKDLAQAAKGVKALDDGKANIYSDLAALQLAKAQVEAGKNEDALATLRAIKADPEFQPVIEQRIARLLLATGKADDAIKALGTASDSASLEIHGDALMAQGKRDAARQQYEKALKTLDVAAPQRRLLETKVMDAGGTVTDAAESV, encoded by the coding sequence ATGGCGATCGACGACCTGCTCGACGAGCACGAACAAAGTGAACGCGTCCGCGGCTGGCTGCGGAAGAATGGTGTCAGCATCCTCGCCGGCGTGGCGATCGCAATCGGCGGCATCGCCGGTTGGCAGTGGTGGCAGAAGGACCACAGCAACCAGCTGGCCGGCGCCAACGTCCAGTACCAGGCGGTGCTCAAGCACCTGCAGGACAAGGATCTGGCCCAGGCGGCCAAGGGCGTGAAGGCGCTCGACGACGGCAAGGCCAACATCTACTCGGACCTGGCCGCGCTGCAGCTGGCCAAGGCCCAGGTCGAGGCAGGCAAGAACGAAGATGCGCTGGCAACGCTGCGTGCGATCAAGGCCGACCCGGAGTTCCAGCCGGTGATCGAGCAGCGCATCGCACGCCTGTTGCTGGCCACCGGCAAGGCCGATGACGCGATCAAGGCGCTTGGCACCGCCAGCGACAGCGCCAGCCTGGAAATCCATGGCGATGCGCTGATGGCGCAGGGCAAGCGTGATGCGGCCCGGCAACAGTATGAGAAGGCGCTCAAGACGCTGGACGTGGCAGCGCCGCAGCGGCGCCTGCTTGAAACCAAAGTGATGGATGCCGGTGGCACCGTCACCGATGCTGCGGAGTCGGTGTAA
- the folD gene encoding bifunctional methylenetetrahydrofolate dehydrogenase/methenyltetrahydrofolate cyclohydrolase FolD, translated as MSSPTPAPAAPARILDGRRIAEDLLDSLKVRVDARLAAGGSRPGLAVVLVGGDPASTVYVRNKRRAAEKVGIEAFDYDLPAGTNEAQLLELIDQLNADPKIHGILVQLPLPGIPDASRLIHRIDPRKDVDGFHPENVGHLALREFGLRPCTPRGIVTLLGHTDQPVRGRNATIVGVSNHVGRPMGLELLIAGCTVTSCHKFTPRDVLERSVRDADILVVAVGRPGIVPGEWVKPGAVVIDVGINRLDDGRLVGDVGFEAAAQRASWITPVPGGVGPMTVATLMQNTLEAAEAAV; from the coding sequence ATGAGCTCACCGACCCCCGCACCTGCCGCCCCCGCCCGCATCCTGGATGGGCGCCGCATCGCTGAAGACCTGCTGGACAGCCTCAAAGTGCGGGTGGATGCCCGCCTGGCGGCCGGTGGCAGCCGCCCGGGCCTGGCCGTGGTGCTGGTGGGCGGTGACCCGGCCTCGACCGTGTACGTGCGCAACAAGCGCCGCGCCGCCGAGAAGGTGGGCATCGAGGCCTTCGATTACGACCTGCCGGCCGGCACCAACGAGGCCCAGTTGCTGGAACTGATCGACCAGCTCAACGCCGACCCCAAGATCCACGGCATCCTGGTGCAGCTGCCGCTGCCGGGCATTCCCGACGCCAGCCGGCTGATCCACCGCATCGACCCGCGCAAGGACGTGGACGGTTTCCACCCCGAGAACGTGGGCCACCTGGCCCTGCGCGAGTTCGGCCTGCGCCCCTGCACCCCGCGCGGCATCGTCACCCTGTTGGGCCACACCGACCAGCCGGTGCGCGGCCGCAACGCCACCATCGTGGGCGTGAGCAACCACGTGGGGCGCCCGATGGGCCTGGAACTGCTGATCGCCGGCTGCACCGTAACCAGCTGCCACAAGTTCACCCCGCGCGATGTGCTGGAGCGCAGCGTGCGCGACGCCGACATCCTGGTGGTGGCGGTGGGCCGCCCGGGCATCGTGCCGGGTGAATGGGTGAAGCCGGGCGCCGTGGTGATCGACGTGGGTATCAACCGCCTGGACGACGGCCGCCTGGTCGGCGACGTCGGCTTCGAGGCCGCCGCCCAGCGCGCCAGCTGGATCACCCCGGTCCCGGGCGGGGTAGGGCCGATGACCGTGGCCACGTTGATGCAGAACACGCTGGAAGCCGCAGAAGCGGCGGTCTGA